Proteins from a single region of Argiope bruennichi chromosome 6, qqArgBrue1.1, whole genome shotgun sequence:
- the LOC129972576 gene encoding neurogenin-1-like, with the protein MTAETLRSPSTSNEGVHLRLQSPMQNSTSFDTRRQFPTGTGYSTTVAASPKPENEPTWNKKPNRNQPTNVDNIDYMMSPLMSTEGSVGDKEDIDLRDCDDDDRKKDKSKKKRYTKSRTKVKNPVAIIKVKKTRRLKANDRERNRMHNLNSALDRLRCVLPTFADETKLTKIETLRFAHNYIWALSETLKMLDSKGTKSNQNDGIGPYMTPDTSSSEGHVQPPPLYGYCSAPIIPPSPAWSSMGSPHPASSSSVHMSGSYASTDFSDSSCSGSECSNTFMKNELL; encoded by the coding sequence ATGACTGCGGAGACTCTTCGATCTCCATCAACATCAAACGAAGGAGTTCATCTGCGCCTACAATCTCCAATGCAAAATTCTACCTCTTTTGACACTAGAAGACAGTTTCCCACTGGAACTGGCTATTCAACGACAGTAGCAGCATCGCCAAAGCCCGAAAACGAGCCAACGTGGAACAAGAAACCTAACAGAAACCAGCCAACAAACGTGGACAACATAGACTACATGATGTCTCCTCTCATGTCCACAGAAGGCAGTGTTGGCGACAAGGAAGACATTGACCTTCGTGACTGTGATGACGATGACAGGAAAAAAGACAAGTCCAAAAAGAAACGCTACACTAAATCTCGCACTAAAGTTAAAAATCCCGTTGCCATCATCAAAGTAAAGAAAACTAGACGTTTAAAAGCCAATGACCGTGAAAGGAACCGCATGCACAATCTCAATAGTGCCTTAGATAGACTTCGATGCGTCTTGCCCACCTTTGCTGACGAAACAAAGCTCACAAAGATAGAAACTCTCCGATTTGCTCACAATTACATATGGGCCCTGTCAGAAACTTTGAAAATGCTCGATTCCAAAGGTACCAAGTCAAATCAGAATGATGGTATAGGACCTTATATGACGCCAGATACTAGTTCTTCAGAAGGGCATGTGCAACCACCACCTTTGTATGGTTACTGTTCAGCTCCTATCATACCCCCGAGTCCGGCATGGTCGTCCATGGGATCACCTCATCCGGCCAGCTCTTCATCCGTCCATATGTCCGGTTCATACGCGTCCACAGACTTTTCCGATTCGTCCTGTTCGGGCTCTGAGTGTAGCAATACTTTCATGAAGAATGAATTACTATGA